CCACACCGTTAGCGTATCATCGTCCGTTTCGCCCGTCAGTTGTACAAAAACTTCAACGCTACCATAACAAAATTGCCACAGGTAAGCCCCCTCTTGATTGTGGCCTACCTTGACCTTTTGGTCAGTTGCCAGCCCAGCAATCACAGCTTCAATTTCTTCTGGACAATTCATTGTAGCGATTTCTTGCATGGCTTTTTCCGTAGCCGCTGCGGCAGCAGAACGGGCTTCTGCTTCTGAGGATGTGGGATTTTGGATATTGCTAGTCATAACAATTCTAGATCGAGAGATATTTCA
This sequence is a window from Desertifilum tharense IPPAS B-1220. Protein-coding genes within it:
- a CDS encoding YbjN domain-containing protein, which translates into the protein MTSNIQNPTSSEAEARSAAAAATEKAMQEIATMNCPEEIEAVIAGLATDQKVKVGHNQEGAYLWQFCYGSVEVFVQLTGETDDDTLTVWSYVLKLPAKNQAELMQKLLEKNWLTTFEAQFGIVDSQIVVLTNRTIEGLSPAEISRAITLVATIADEHDDVLQAEYGH